The following coding sequences lie in one Bacteroides helcogenes P 36-108 genomic window:
- a CDS encoding type II toxin-antitoxin system RelE/ParE family toxin has protein sequence MEVVWSDLALESFSDILQYVQGFFGKKTADDIAVKMISFIESLGCSPRLGRELSHLSQYGEIRCVFYKQNHIYYQVVEDRIEVIMIWDGRQDPHRLQNLLIGFLTK, from the coding sequence ATGGAAGTAGTTTGGTCAGATTTAGCTCTTGAATCTTTCTCGGATATCCTACAATATGTGCAAGGTTTCTTTGGAAAGAAAACAGCGGATGATATTGCTGTAAAGATGATATCTTTCATTGAATCATTAGGGTGTTCTCCCCGTTTGGGCAGAGAATTGTCGCATTTATCTCAGTATGGGGAGATTAGATGTGTGTTTTATAAACAGAATCATATTTATTATCAAGTAGTTGAGGATAGAATTGAAGTGATAATGATATGGGATGGGAGACAAGATCCTCATCGCTTACAAAATCTTCTTATTGGTTTTCTAACGAAATAG
- a CDS encoding NAD-dependent epimerase/dehydratase family protein produces MKLLFTGASGFLGNNVCPLFERMYDVSTIGLLPQDNYTVNIAKAIPELREQYDVVLHAAGKAHSVPKTEAEKQVFFDVNLQGTKNLCTALEKKGIPRAFIFISTVAVYGCDYGENITEEHSLDGVTPYAVSKRLAEEYLQKWCYEHNVILGIIRPSLIAGSNPPGNLGAMIHGICSGRYLSIAGSRARKSVLMVQDIAKLVPLLVEKGGIYNVCDSYQPTFRELETVICRQLNRSLPVSIPYWMAKCMALIGDCLGKKAPINSLKLRKITKSLTFSNEKAVRELGWIPMSVLENFKIE; encoded by the coding sequence ATGAAACTTTTATTTACGGGAGCCTCCGGGTTCTTGGGTAATAACGTGTGTCCTCTTTTCGAGAGGATGTACGACGTTAGTACTATTGGCTTGCTGCCGCAGGATAACTATACTGTAAACATAGCGAAGGCAATTCCGGAACTGCGTGAACAGTATGATGTTGTTCTTCACGCAGCCGGAAAGGCGCATTCTGTACCCAAAACGGAAGCGGAAAAGCAAGTGTTCTTTGATGTGAACCTGCAAGGTACAAAGAATCTTTGTACTGCATTGGAGAAGAAAGGAATACCACGGGCTTTCATCTTTATTTCTACTGTGGCTGTATATGGCTGTGATTATGGAGAGAACATCACGGAAGAACACTCTTTGGATGGGGTTACTCCATACGCTGTGAGTAAGCGTCTTGCGGAAGAGTATTTGCAGAAATGGTGCTATGAGCATAATGTCATTTTGGGCATTATCCGTCCTTCCCTTATTGCCGGTTCCAATCCTCCGGGTAATTTAGGCGCCATGATTCATGGTATCTGTAGTGGCAGATATCTCAGTATTGCCGGAAGCCGGGCACGGAAAAGCGTATTGATGGTGCAGGACATTGCAAAATTAGTTCCTCTGTTGGTGGAAAAAGGAGGTATCTATAATGTGTGTGATAGTTATCAGCCTACTTTCCGGGAACTTGAAACAGTTATTTGCAGGCAGCTAAATAGGAGTCTGCCAGTATCAATTCCATATTGGATGGCTAAATGCATGGCCTTGATAGGTGATTGTTTGGGGAAGAAAGCTCCGATCAATTCTCTGAAGTTAAGGAAGATAACGAAGTCCTTGACTTTCAGTAACGAGAAGGCGGTACGTGAGTTAGGATGGATACCGATGAGTGTATTGGAGAATTTCAAGATAGAATGA
- a CDS encoding MraY family glycosyltransferase — translation MYYLIVLVLLFVAELFYFRVADKCNIIDKPNERSSHTRVTLRGGGIIFYFGALAYFLTSGFEYPLFMLALTLVTFISFVDDIKSTRQITRLLFHFSAMGLMFCQWGLFSLSWWWIVIALIICTGIINAYNFMDGINGITGGYSLVVLTALAIINAEFIPFVEGDFIYTVICSVMVFCFFNFRKRAKCFAGDVGSVSIAFILLFLIGKLIIRTGDFSWIVLLSVYGVDSVLTIIHRLMLHENIGLPHRKHLYQLMANELKIPHVVVSSVYMAVQAVVIAGYVFCMNHGYWYLSAVILFLVFIYICFMKKYFRLHKSI, via the coding sequence ATGTATTATTTGATAGTTTTGGTTCTGCTATTCGTGGCAGAACTTTTTTATTTTAGGGTGGCTGACAAGTGTAATATCATAGACAAGCCAAACGAGCGTAGTTCCCATACGAGAGTCACTTTGCGTGGCGGTGGTATCATTTTCTATTTCGGCGCGTTGGCTTACTTTCTGACGAGTGGCTTTGAATACCCCTTGTTTATGCTTGCCCTGACACTGGTTACGTTCATCAGCTTTGTGGATGATATCAAGTCCACCCGGCAGATAACGAGATTGCTTTTCCATTTCTCGGCCATGGGATTGATGTTCTGTCAGTGGGGTTTGTTTTCTTTGTCTTGGTGGTGGATTGTCATTGCCTTGATTATCTGCACGGGTATCATCAATGCCTATAACTTCATGGATGGGATCAACGGCATTACGGGCGGTTATTCCTTGGTTGTGCTAACTGCCTTGGCGATAATCAACGCAGAGTTCATCCCTTTTGTTGAAGGTGATTTCATTTATACGGTGATTTGTTCCGTCATGGTCTTCTGTTTCTTCAACTTCCGCAAGAGAGCGAAGTGTTTTGCGGGTGATGTGGGTTCTGTAAGTATTGCTTTTATTCTTCTTTTCCTGATAGGCAAACTGATTATCCGTACGGGGGATTTCAGTTGGATTGTCCTGCTGTCCGTCTATGGTGTTGACAGTGTGTTGACTATCATTCACCGCCTGATGCTTCATGAGAATATCGGTTTGCCTCACCGTAAGCATTTGTATCAGCTTATGGCGAATGAGTTGAAGATTCCCCATGTGGTGGTTTCTTCTGTTTATATGGCGGTGCAAGCTGTAGTTATAGCAGGATATGTCTTCTGCATGAATCATGGTTATTGGTATTTATCGGCAGTGATTCTGTTTCTTGTCTTCATTTATATCTGTTTTATGAAGAAATATTTTAGGCTGCACAAATCCATATAA
- a CDS encoding bifunctional fucokinase/fucose-1-phosphate guanylyltransferase has protein sequence MQKLLSLPPNLVSAFYELENVDRTEWFCTSDPAGMKLGSGGGTAWLLREWYNNRNAAHSVEKRILLHAGGQSRRLPGYAPSGKILTPIPVFRWARGQKLGQNLLSLQLPLYEKIMDRAPENLRTLIASGDVYIRAEKPLQEIPDADVVCYGLWVDPVLATHHGVFVSDRKSPEALDFMLQKPSLKELENLSKTHLFLMDIGIWLLSDRAVELLMKRSQKEEGASDQNIPYSDLKYYDLYSDFGLALGEHPHITDEELNKLSVAILPLPAGEFYHYGTSRELLSSTVTLPNKVYDQRQIMHRKVKPNPAIFIQNAEVHIPVTPKNDNIWIENSYVASSWTLGVRQIITGVPENDWMLAVPDGVCIDIVPVKNGCWAVRPYGFDDIFKGDIREESTLFLGKPFSVWLKERRLTIEDVTGRKDDLQAAAIFPTVSDKTEMGRVLRWMVSEPGLAGGKDIWLNRTRLSADEISAQADLRLLYAQRENFCKGNWEILARNHEKSVFYQLDLADVADEFHKFGLGKPEVLSADAPLMQRVHNRMLRAQIEKLNGKEFKTDEQAAFGLLREGLLSALYERKLRPHLNIYSDQIVWGRSPVRIDMAGGWTDTPPYSLFAGGNVVNIAIELNGQPPLQVYIKSCVEHRIVLRSIDMGAMEVVNTFEELQDYGRVGSPFSIPKAALALAGFVPAFSDTSYPSLQKQLEAFGTGIEITLLSAIPAGSGLGTSSILASTVLGSLSDFCGLMWDKNEICRRTLALEQLLTTGGGWQDQYGGVLQGIKLLQTESGFAQQPLVRWLPEHLFTNPEYKDCHLLYYTGITRIAKGILAEIVRAMFLNSSLHLGLLEEMKAHALDMAEAIQRNDFGNFGALVGKTWTQNKALDCGTNPPEVEAIINRIKDYTLGYKLPGAGGGGYLYMVAKDPQAAVRIREILTRNAPNPRARFVEMSLSDKGFQVSRS, from the coding sequence ATGCAAAAATTATTGTCTTTGCCGCCTAATCTGGTATCGGCGTTTTATGAATTGGAAAATGTAGATCGTACAGAGTGGTTTTGTACTTCCGACCCGGCAGGAATGAAGTTGGGATCGGGTGGGGGAACTGCCTGGCTCTTACGTGAATGGTATAATAACCGAAATGCGGCACATTCGGTGGAAAAGCGCATATTGCTGCATGCCGGAGGGCAGAGCCGGCGCTTGCCGGGCTATGCACCCTCCGGGAAGATACTGACACCGATACCCGTATTTCGTTGGGCGCGCGGTCAGAAACTGGGGCAGAACCTTCTTTCGCTGCAACTTCCGCTTTATGAGAAAATCATGGATCGTGCTCCTGAAAATCTGCGTACTCTGATTGCAAGCGGTGATGTATATATACGTGCAGAGAAACCTTTGCAGGAGATACCCGATGCAGACGTGGTATGTTATGGATTGTGGGTAGATCCGGTATTGGCTACACATCACGGGGTATTTGTCTCTGACCGGAAATCTCCCGAAGCGCTTGATTTTATGTTGCAGAAACCATCGCTGAAAGAACTGGAGAATCTTTCCAAAACTCATCTGTTTCTGATGGATATAGGAATTTGGCTATTGAGCGACAGGGCAGTGGAACTGTTGATGAAGCGTTCACAAAAAGAAGAAGGCGCTTCGGATCAGAATATCCCATATTCTGATTTGAAATATTATGATTTATATTCCGATTTTGGCTTGGCTTTGGGAGAACATCCGCATATTACGGACGAGGAACTGAATAAATTGTCCGTGGCAATACTTCCGTTGCCCGCCGGAGAGTTTTATCATTATGGCACAAGCCGGGAACTGTTGTCCTCTACCGTCACCCTGCCGAATAAAGTTTATGATCAACGGCAGATTATGCATCGGAAGGTAAAACCCAATCCGGCGATTTTCATACAGAATGCAGAGGTACATATTCCTGTTACCCCCAAGAATGATAATATTTGGATCGAGAACAGCTATGTTGCCTCGTCATGGACATTGGGTGTGCGACAAATTATAACAGGTGTTCCTGAAAATGACTGGATGCTGGCTGTTCCAGATGGGGTCTGTATAGATATAGTGCCTGTAAAGAATGGATGTTGGGCGGTGCGTCCTTATGGTTTCGATGATATTTTTAAGGGAGATATCCGTGAAGAAAGTACGTTGTTTTTAGGAAAACCGTTCAGTGTGTGGCTGAAAGAGCGCAGGCTGACAATCGAAGATGTGACAGGGAGAAAAGATGACTTGCAGGCTGCCGCTATTTTTCCCACAGTGAGTGATAAGACAGAAATGGGGCGAGTACTCCGCTGGATGGTTTCAGAACCCGGATTGGCGGGGGGGAAAGATATCTGGCTGAACCGCACCCGTTTATCTGCCGATGAAATTTCTGCCCAGGCTGATTTGCGACTGCTATATGCACAGCGTGAGAATTTCTGCAAGGGAAATTGGGAGATACTGGCTCGCAACCATGAAAAAAGCGTATTCTACCAGCTTGATCTGGCCGATGTAGCGGATGAATTTCATAAGTTCGGACTTGGCAAACCAGAGGTTTTGTCCGCCGATGCTCCGTTGATGCAACGAGTACATAACCGGATGCTACGGGCACAGATTGAAAAATTGAACGGAAAAGAATTTAAGACTGATGAACAGGCTGCGTTCGGCTTGTTGCGCGAAGGATTGCTTTCCGCTTTGTATGAACGAAAGCTCCGGCCGCACCTGAATATATATAGTGACCAGATTGTATGGGGGCGCAGTCCTGTACGCATAGACATGGCCGGCGGGTGGACGGACACTCCTCCTTATTCTTTGTTTGCCGGTGGAAATGTTGTGAACATTGCCATCGAACTGAATGGACAACCGCCCTTGCAGGTTTATATAAAGTCTTGTGTAGAACACCGCATTGTGTTGCGATCCATAGATATGGGGGCAATGGAAGTGGTGAATACATTCGAGGAACTTCAGGATTATGGCAGGGTAGGCTCTCCTTTTTCCATTCCTAAAGCCGCACTTGCGCTGGCCGGTTTTGTGCCTGCATTTTCGGATACGTCTTATCCGTCACTCCAAAAACAACTGGAAGCTTTCGGCACAGGCATAGAGATTACTTTGCTTTCGGCCATACCTGCGGGTTCTGGTTTAGGTACAAGCTCCATATTGGCTTCTACGGTTTTGGGGTCGTTGAGTGATTTCTGCGGATTGATGTGGGACAAGAATGAAATATGTCGCCGCACTCTTGCATTGGAGCAGTTGTTGACCACGGGCGGCGGCTGGCAGGATCAGTACGGTGGTGTATTGCAGGGCATAAAACTTTTACAGACAGAATCCGGATTTGCCCAGCAGCCATTAGTACGCTGGTTACCCGAACATTTGTTTACCAATCCTGAATACAAAGATTGCCATTTGCTGTACTACACGGGCATTACGCGCATTGCAAAGGGGATTCTTGCGGAAATTGTAAGAGCCATGTTCCTTAATTCATCCTTACATCTGGGATTATTGGAAGAAATGAAAGCACATGCCCTTGATATGGCGGAAGCCATCCAGCGGAATGACTTCGGAAATTTTGGTGCATTGGTCGGAAAGACCTGGACACAAAATAAGGCATTGGATTGCGGAACGAATCCTCCGGAAGTAGAAGCCATTATCAATCGGATAAAAGATTATACATTAGGATATAAGCTGCCCGGAGCTGGTGGTGGAGGTTATCTCTATATGGTGGCCAAAGATCCGCAGGCGGCGGTTCGTATCCGTGAAATCTTGACCCGGAACGCTCCGAATCCGCGTGCCCGGTTTGTGGAGATGTCCCTTTCGGATAAGGGGTTCCAAGTGTCACGGAGCTGA
- the rlmH gene encoding 23S rRNA (pseudouridine(1915)-N(3))-methyltransferase RlmH, whose protein sequence is MKTTLLVVGRTVEQHFITAINDYVQRTKRYLSFEMEIIPELKNTKSLSMEVQKEKEGELILKALQPGDVIVLLDEGGKEMRSIEFADYMKRKMNTVNKRLVFIIGGPYGFSPKVYDATHEKISLSRMTFSHQMVRLIFVEQLYRAMTILTGGPYHHE, encoded by the coding sequence ATGAAAACAACTCTGCTCGTCGTAGGACGAACTGTAGAACAACACTTTATTACGGCTATCAACGATTATGTACAGCGCACCAAACGGTATCTTTCATTCGAAATGGAGATCATCCCCGAACTGAAAAACACCAAAAGCCTCTCTATGGAGGTACAGAAAGAGAAAGAAGGAGAATTGATATTGAAAGCGCTCCAGCCCGGTGATGTCATTGTTCTGCTGGATGAGGGGGGAAAAGAAATGCGCTCCATAGAGTTCGCAGACTATATGAAGCGCAAGATGAATACCGTAAACAAACGGCTGGTCTTTATAATCGGTGGCCCTTACGGATTCTCTCCAAAGGTGTACGATGCGACACACGAAAAAATATCCTTGTCGCGTATGACTTTTTCCCACCAGATGGTACGCCTTATTTTTGTGGAACAGCTCTACCGGGCGATGACGATACTAACCGGGGGGCCGTATCACCACGAATAG
- a CDS encoding DUF4783 domain-containing protein has product MKKRVVLLLTGFFLWMSSLFAQEVPVGVVVAFKKGDSQELNRYLGDKVDLIIQNKSICADKLTAEDAMSAFFSGNKVSGFDVNHQGKRDESGFVIGTLTTANGNFRVNCFFRRVQNKYVIHQIRIDKINE; this is encoded by the coding sequence ATGAAAAAACGAGTAGTTTTATTGTTGACCGGTTTCTTTTTATGGATGTCCTCGCTTTTTGCTCAGGAGGTTCCTGTGGGAGTGGTTGTGGCTTTCAAGAAGGGAGACTCTCAGGAACTTAACAGGTATCTGGGTGATAAGGTGGATCTGATTATTCAGAATAAATCGATCTGTGCTGACAAGTTGACGGCGGAAGATGCGATGTCCGCTTTCTTCTCCGGCAACAAGGTGAGTGGCTTCGATGTAAATCATCAGGGTAAGCGTGACGAGTCAGGGTTCGTGATTGGTACTTTGACTACTGCCAACGGAAACTTTCGGGTGAATTGTTTCTTCAGAAGGGTACAAAATAAATATGTCATACATCAAATAAGAATAGACAAGATAAATGAATAA
- the nadC gene encoding carboxylating nicotinate-nucleotide diphosphorylase produces the protein MNKEEELIDRLIDLAFAEDIGDGDHTTLSCIPATAMGKSKLLIKEAGILAGIEIAKEVFRRFDPAMKVEVFINDGAEVKPGDVAMIVEGRIQSLLQTERLMLNIMQRMSGIATMTHKYAEKLKGTNTRVLDTRKTTPGMRILEKMAVKIGGGVNHRIGLFDMILLKDNHVDFAGGIDKAITRAKEYCREKGKDLKIEIEVRNFDELQQVLDLGGIDRIMFDNFTPEMTKKAVEMVGGRYETESSGGITFDTLRDYAECGVDFISVGALTHSVKGLDMSFKAC, from the coding sequence ATGAATAAGGAAGAAGAATTGATTGACAGGCTGATAGACCTGGCTTTTGCGGAGGATATAGGCGATGGGGATCATACCACACTTTCGTGTATTCCTGCCACGGCTATGGGTAAATCTAAACTTTTGATTAAAGAAGCCGGTATCCTTGCCGGCATTGAGATAGCCAAAGAGGTGTTTCGCCGCTTCGATCCTGCCATGAAAGTGGAAGTGTTTATCAATGATGGCGCTGAGGTAAAACCGGGAGATGTCGCCATGATTGTGGAAGGCAGGATACAGTCTTTGTTGCAGACAGAACGGTTGATGCTGAACATTATGCAACGTATGAGTGGTATTGCCACCATGACACATAAATATGCGGAGAAACTGAAGGGTACGAATACACGCGTGCTTGATACCCGCAAGACTACCCCTGGAATGCGTATCCTTGAAAAGATGGCTGTAAAGATCGGTGGTGGAGTAAACCATCGCATCGGTTTGTTTGACATGATCCTGCTGAAAGACAATCATGTGGACTTTGCTGGAGGTATTGATAAAGCCATTACCCGTGCCAAGGAGTATTGCAGGGAAAAAGGTAAAGACCTCAAGATAGAAATCGAGGTACGCAATTTCGATGAATTGCAGCAAGTACTTGATTTGGGTGGCATTGACCGTATCATGTTCGACAACTTTACACCTGAGATGACAAAGAAGGCAGTTGAGATGGTGGGAGGTCGTTATGAAACCGAATCATCCGGCGGTATCACATTTGATACGCTCCGCGACTATGCCGAATGCGGTGTAGATTTTATCTCGGTCGGTGCTCTGACTCACTCTGTAAAAGGACTGGATATGAGCTTCAAAGCGTGTTGA
- a CDS encoding RNA polymerase sigma factor — protein MLRLTNKRRKEASVKRALTLENEIELIEGCRAGKDSARKELYTLYSRQMLAVCYRYTGDVDAAHDVLHDGFIKIFTHFTFRGECALSTWVTRVMVTQAIDYLRKQKRFSQLVVNEEQLPDVPDEASIAETGSRLSEEVLMAFVAELPDGCRTVFNLYVFEEKSHKEIAGILHIKEHSSTSQLYRAKCLLAKRIKEYTENERKR, from the coding sequence ATGCTGCGTCTAACTAACAAACGACGCAAAGAGGCGTCCGTAAAACGAGCACTGACATTGGAAAATGAGATAGAACTAATAGAGGGCTGTCGGGCAGGAAAAGATTCAGCCCGCAAGGAATTGTACACCCTTTATTCCAGGCAGATGCTGGCGGTGTGTTACCGCTATACGGGCGATGTAGATGCGGCTCATGACGTATTGCACGATGGTTTCATTAAAATCTTCACTCACTTCACGTTTCGTGGAGAATGTGCGTTGAGTACGTGGGTGACGAGAGTAATGGTGACGCAGGCCATAGACTACTTGCGGAAACAGAAACGTTTCAGCCAATTGGTGGTAAATGAAGAACAACTTCCGGATGTGCCGGACGAGGCAAGTATCGCCGAAACCGGCAGCCGCCTTTCTGAAGAAGTGTTGATGGCGTTTGTGGCAGAATTGCCGGATGGATGCCGTACCGTGTTCAACTTGTATGTTTTTGAGGAGAAATCTCATAAGGAGATTGCCGGGATACTTCATATCAAGGAACATTCATCTACTTCACAGTTGTATCGTGCCAAATGTTTGTTAGCAAAAAGGATTAAAGAATATACTGAAAATGAGAGAAAAAGATGA
- a CDS encoding outer membrane beta-barrel protein, whose amino-acid sequence MREKDEINSLFRSRLSDAEMTVREGFWETLQQDLLSQEAGVRKCISLSPGFYRVVAAASVVFALGAVSAAFWYFSPKEEIKEAFTQVAVMTPEGNLNGDVVQENFPPVRQASSTAHRPGMKQPADCVQEGSVKEVEDESVSLHVSITITERVYGNDRQQESGFYDYRNSVRNVRQTSTDGTNANSDIDSPISVDDKQVAPKVGNMVRPRNWAVKIAFGSSLPKRGGDMPFTAAISAEHRLNSYLGLEAGLQYNCLPADRTLHTLAIPVKLNATFASSPKVNFYATLGGAIEKCIAGASDNSFKAEPVQLSVMAGIGARYKVNDRFALFAEPSVSHHFDTDSPTKSLRTERPVNLNLLCGVRMTY is encoded by the coding sequence ATGAGAGAAAAAGATGAAATAAACAGTTTGTTCCGTAGTCGTCTGTCTGATGCAGAGATGACGGTGCGGGAAGGCTTTTGGGAAACATTGCAACAGGACTTGCTTTCGCAGGAAGCAGGAGTCCGGAAGTGCATTTCTCTTTCTCCGGGATTTTACCGGGTAGTGGCTGCTGCATCAGTCGTTTTTGCTTTGGGGGCTGTTTCCGCCGCTTTCTGGTATTTCTCTCCGAAAGAAGAGATAAAAGAAGCCTTTACACAGGTTGCAGTCATGACACCTGAGGGAAACCTGAATGGAGATGTAGTACAAGAAAACTTCCCCCCTGTTCGTCAGGCATCTTCCACAGCGCATAGACCGGGAATGAAACAGCCGGCAGATTGTGTGCAGGAAGGGTCGGTGAAAGAAGTGGAAGATGAGTCAGTTTCCCTTCATGTATCCATCACAATCACGGAAAGAGTTTACGGAAATGACCGGCAGCAGGAAAGCGGTTTCTATGACTATCGTAATTCTGTCCGGAATGTTCGTCAGACGAGTACCGACGGCACAAATGCAAATTCGGATATAGATTCTCCGATTTCTGTTGATGATAAGCAGGTAGCTCCTAAAGTGGGAAACATGGTGAGGCCCCGTAATTGGGCAGTAAAAATCGCTTTCGGTTCTTCTTTGCCCAAGAGGGGGGGGGACATGCCGTTTACTGCCGCAATTTCGGCCGAGCATCGCTTGAACAGCTATTTGGGTTTGGAAGCCGGTTTGCAGTACAATTGCTTGCCCGCCGATCGCACTTTACATACCTTGGCAATTCCCGTTAAACTGAATGCAACGTTCGCAAGTTCTCCTAAAGTCAATTTTTACGCTACATTGGGGGGGGCTATCGAGAAATGCATTGCGGGAGCTTCTGACAACAGCTTTAAGGCAGAGCCGGTACAGCTTTCTGTGATGGCGGGAATAGGGGCTCGTTATAAAGTGAATGATCGTTTTGCCCTGTTTGCAGAGCCGTCCGTCTCGCATCATTTCGATACGGATTCACCGACAAAATCATTGCGTACAGAACGTCCTGTCAATTTGAACCTATTATGTGGAGTACGTATGACCTATTAA
- a CDS encoding DUF4943 family protein yields MKMKAISDRLYIFGRILLLVFFTLSVMSCTKEALDYNHPDVELFVKQLKAGKYSTQSPDGQSNVPKFSTGDIEALLKYAEDLTVISSFPLATVSYSAGGKLRLGECILWTVETIRLGHNASMGCKMVHTDAENYEGIYFLSDEEVLDAATRYRRWWEGRKYPRTMWTIDPCYDEPLCGSGYMWW; encoded by the coding sequence ATGAAAATGAAGGCTATATCTGATAGATTATATATATTCGGGCGCATTTTGTTGCTCGTGTTCTTTACACTTTCTGTAATGTCTTGTACAAAAGAGGCATTGGATTACAATCATCCGGACGTGGAACTGTTTGTGAAGCAATTAAAGGCCGGCAAATATTCTACTCAAAGTCCGGACGGCCAGAGCAATGTACCGAAGTTTTCAACCGGAGACATTGAAGCGTTGCTGAAGTACGCCGAGGACCTGACGGTTATTTCTTCTTTTCCTTTGGCTACGGTTTCTTATTCGGCCGGTGGAAAGCTTCGTTTGGGAGAATGTATTTTATGGACTGTGGAAACGATTCGTCTCGGACACAATGCTTCGATGGGGTGTAAAATGGTACATACGGATGCCGAAAATTATGAGGGGATATATTTCCTTTCGGATGAGGAAGTGCTCGATGCTGCCACTCGTTACCGTCGTTGGTGGGAGGGAAGGAAATATCCGCGTACCATGTGGACTATTGACCCTTGTTACGATGAGCCGCTTTGCGGAAGTGGGTACATGTGGTGGTAA
- a CDS encoding DUF4858 domain-containing protein, which yields MRISISILGLLFAVAFPLCAQNWTSQDSLKLQQLLKGDGEVKLNRNALKELEKSIRGVPEMSVDKPWMDFDTTLPASLPGEPKKLIRLSLRPYTANTKYNWDPVYQKKIKIDENTWRGDEFYKLKTLTIPTNWAKKPSDAGSRETLEQIEATGLRYRVTERANNMAVGGWQGADGVGAGGGVGIGGLDLMVPFTREFWNFKGRKRRARTLEVLKLYGDSTTVLIKQPVKLISE from the coding sequence GTGAGGATATCTATATCTATATTAGGGCTGCTCTTTGCAGTAGCCTTTCCTCTTTGCGCCCAAAACTGGACGTCGCAGGACTCGTTGAAACTGCAGCAACTGCTAAAAGGGGATGGGGAGGTAAAGCTGAACCGGAATGCTTTGAAAGAGTTGGAGAAGAGTATTCGGGGAGTTCCGGAAATGTCGGTTGATAAGCCTTGGATGGATTTCGATACCACTTTGCCGGCATCACTGCCGGGAGAGCCCAAGAAGCTGATCAGGTTGTCATTGCGTCCTTATACGGCCAATACCAAGTATAATTGGGATCCCGTTTATCAGAAAAAGATTAAAATAGACGAGAATACCTGGCGTGGCGATGAGTTCTATAAACTTAAAACACTTACCATTCCCACCAATTGGGCGAAAAAACCTTCGGATGCGGGTTCGCGTGAAACATTGGAACAGATTGAGGCTACCGGTTTGCGCTATCGGGTGACGGAACGTGCCAACAATATGGCTGTAGGCGGCTGGCAGGGAGCTGATGGTGTTGGAGCCGGCGGGGGTGTTGGAATCGGCGGTTTGGACTTAATGGTTCCTTTTACCCGTGAGTTTTGGAACTTTAAAGGGCGTAAACGCCGTGCCCGCACATTGGAAGTCTTGAAGTTGTATGGCGACTCGACCACTGTCTTAATAAAGCAACCGGTGAAGTTGATAAGTGAATGA